One genomic window of Solanum dulcamara chromosome 10, daSolDulc1.2, whole genome shotgun sequence includes the following:
- the LOC129871253 gene encoding myb family transcription factor MPH1-like isoform X2 has product MKTSNKIREVRKYKKSLAPRLRWTPQLHHLFIQSVQNLGGRNKATPKRIVQVMAIKGLKISHVKSHLQMYRNMREHPSLHVVMPDFNLSSPLHVSKTLREHQNGESIHYNDYQEAEGSISSGMTKEEEEDNSGEIYKYSETSTHINLDLSLS; this is encoded by the exons ATGAaaacatcaaataaaataagGGAAGTTAGAAAATACAAGAAATCATTAGCTCCACGTTTAAGATGGACTCCACAACTTCATCATCTCTTCATTCAATCTGTTCAAAATCTTGGTGGAAGAAATa AAGCAACTCCAAAGAGAATTGTGCAGGTGATGGCCATAAAGGGATTGAAGATTTCTCATGTTAAAAGTCATCTCCAG ATGTACAGAAACATGAGGGAGCATCCAAGCCTCCATGTTGTGATGCCAGATTTCAATTTGTCTTCACCACT GCATGTGTCAAAAACATTAAGAGAACATCAAAATGGTGAAAGTATCCATTACAATGATTACCAG GAAGCAGAAGGAAGTATAAGTAGTGGAATGAcaaaggaggaagaagaagataattCTGGTGAAATATACAAGTATAGTGAAACCAGTACTCACATTAATCTAGATTTATCTCtctcttga
- the LOC129870651 gene encoding polygalacturonase-like, producing MDLKFTLVSIALGVLFLAQFGESQYATFDITKYGAKANSDISEAVGKAFKEACASTSPSRIVIPKGTFQMNQVKLVGPCKGPIELQIQAILKAPSNPNQIKVGEWLTVNYLDHFTMSGGGTLDGQGKAAWECKKSKKCTKLPNNLSFNSLTNSIIKDITTLDSKSFHVNVNQCKNLTFINFKVSAPANSPNTDGIHVARSSSVTITESAFSTGDDCISVGDETEQLHITKVTCGPGHGISVGSLGGNPNEKPVVGVFVKNCTFTSTDNGVRIKTWPASHPGVVSDIHFEDIIVQNVSNPVLIDQVYCPSGKCNKNLPSRVKISKVSIQNIKGTSRTQNAVTLLCSKGTPCEGVEVGDIDISYSGKGPAKSSCENIKPSLKGKQNPPICSAPLATAAAAESS from the exons atggATTTGAAATTCACGTTGGTTTCTATTGCATTGGGTGTGTTATTTCTAGCACAATTTGGGGAATCTCAATATGCAACTTTTGATATAACTAAATATGGTGCTAAGGCCAATAGTGATATTAGTGAG GCTGTGGGGAAAGCTTTTAAAGAGGCATGTGCATCAACAAGCCCAAGCAGAATTGTGATCCCAAAAGGGACATTCCAAATGAATCAAGTGAAACTAGTAGGACCATGCAAAGGCCCTATTGAACTTCAAATCCAAGCCATTTTGAAAGCTCCTTCAAACCCTAACCAAATCAAGGTTGGTGAATGGTTAACAGTTAACTACCTTGATCATTTCACAATGTCTGGTGGTGGAACACTTGATGGTCAAGGTAAAGCTGCATGGGAATGCAAGAAGTCCAAAAAGTGCACCAAGCTTCCCAAT aacttgaGCTTCAACTCCCTCACAAATTCGATAATCAAGGACATAACAACATTGGACAGCAAATCATTCCACGTTAATGTTAACCAATGCAAGAACTTAACATTCATCAACTTCAAAGTCAGTGCTCCGGCTAATAGCCCGAACACTGACGGTATCCACGTGGCAAGATCGAGCTCTGTAACTATTACAGAGTCCGCTTTCTCCACCGGAGATGATTGCATCTCCGTTGGCGATGAAACGGAACAACTTCACATCACTAAAGTTACTTGTGGACCTGGTCATGGTATTAGTGTTGGTAGCCTTGGTGGTAATCCTAATGAAAAGCCAGTTGTTGGTGTTTTTGTTAAAAATTGCACTTTTACTAGCACTGATAATGGTGTTAGGATCAAGACATGGCCTGCTTCTCATCCTGGTGTTGTCTCTGATATACATTTTGAGGATATCATTGTGCAAAATGTTAGCAATCCTGTCCTCATTGATCAAGTTTATTGCCCAAGTGGAAAATGTAACAAAAAC TTGCCTTCACGAGTGAAGATTAGCAAGGTGTCTATCCAAAACATAAAGGGTacatcaagaactcaaaatgcaGTAACACTACTTTGTAGTAAAGGTACACCATGTGAAGGTGTTGAAGTTGGAGACATTGACATCTCATATAGTGGTAAAGGACCAGCAAAATCAAGTTGTGAGAATATTAAGCCAAGTTTAAAGGGCAAACAAAATCCACCTATTTGCTCTGCTCCTCTTGCTACCGCCGCGGCTGCTGAATCTTCTTGa
- the LOC129870652 gene encoding polygalacturonase, with protein MDLKFKLVHIVLGVLFLAQFGESQNATFDITKYGANANSDISEAVGKAFKEACESTSPSTIVIPKGTFQMNQVKLEGPCKGPIELQIQATLKAPSDPNQIKVGEWLTVNKLDHFTMSGGGILDGQGKDAYECKESKKCNKLPNNLSFNSLTNSIIKDITTLDSKSFHVNVNQCKNLTFLHFNVSAPANSPNTDGIHISRSSSVNVTDSSFATGDDCISIGDETEQLYITKVTCGPGHGISVGSLGGNPDEKPVVGVFVKNCTFLSTDNGVRIKTWPASHPGVVSDIHFEDIIVQNVSNPVVIDQVYCPSGKCNKALPSQVKISKVTFQNIKGTSRTQSAVSLLCSKAIPCEGVEVGDIDISYSGKEGPANSNCENIKPSLKGKQSPDVCSASAAAPAGSSSS; from the exons ATGGATTTGAAATTCAAGTTGGTTCATATTGTATTGGGTGTGTTATTTCTAGCACAATTTGGGGAATCTCAAAATGCAACTTTTGATATAACTAAATATGGTGCCAATGCCAATAGTGATATTAGTGAG GCAGTGGGAAAAGCTTTTAAAGAGGCATGTGAATCAACAAGTCCAAGCACCATTGTAATCCCAAAGGGAACATTCCAAATGAACCAAGTGAAACTAGAAGGACCATGCAAAGGCCCTATTGAACTTCAAATCCAAGCCACTTTGAAAGCCCCTTCAGACCCTAACCAAATCAAGGTTGGTGAATGGTTAACAGTCAACAAACTTGATCATTTCACAATGTCTGGTGGTGGAATCCTTGATGGTCAAGGTAAAGATGCATATGAATGCAAGGAGTCCAAAAAGTGCAACAAGCTTCCCAAT AACTTGAGCTTCAACTCCCTCACAAATTCCATAATCAAGGACATAACAACATTGGACAGCAAATCATTCCACGTTAACGTTAACCAATGCAAGAACTTAACGTTCTTGCACTTCAACGTCAGTGCTCCAGCCAACAGCCCTAACACTGATGGTATCCACATCTCGAGGTCAAGCTCTGTGAATGTTACAGACTCTAGCTTTGCTACTGGAGATGATTGCATCTCCATTGGAGATGAAACGGAACAACTTTACATCACTAAAGTCACTTGTGGACCTGGTCATGGTATTAGTGTTGGTAGCCTTGGTGGAAATCCTGATGAAAAGCCAGTTGTTGGTGTTTTTGTTAAGAATTGCACTTTCCTTAGCACTGATAATGGTGTTAGGATTAAGACATGGCCTGCTTCTCATCCTGGTGTTGTCTCTGATATACATTTTGAGGATATCATTGTGCAAAATGTTAGCAACCCTGTTGTCATTGATCAAGTTTATTGCCCAAGTGGAAAATGCAACAAAGCC tTGCCTTCACAAGTGAAGATTAGCAAGGTGactttccaaaacataaaaGGTAcatcaagaactcaaagtgCAGTATCACTACTTTGCAGTAAAGCTATACCATGTGAAGGTGTTGAAGTTGGAGACATTGACATTTCATATAGTGGTAAAGAAGGACCAGCAAACTCTAATTGTGAGAATATTAAGCCAAGTTTAAAGGGAAAGCAGAGCCCGGACGTTTGCTCTGCCTCTGCTGCTGCTCCTGCTGGTTCTTCGtcttcttaa
- the LOC129871291 gene encoding WD repeat-containing protein 26 homolog: MGGSEDDEPLSKRMKVSFGESADHSNGTFLRDPASFSLSDSMVRPLEFQGGDEIVGRKGVVKKVEFVRIIAEALYSLGYKKAGAQLEEESGIPLHPSLVSLFMQQILDGRWDESIVTLHKIGLVDEKIVKLASFMILEQKFFELLDREKVMHALKTLRTEIAPLCINSDRVRDLSLCIIAPSQQIVSGELGPEIIKIKSRTKLLEELQRLFPKTVLIPEKRLIHLVEQGLEFQLESCFLHNSLVTEMSLLTDHHCGIDQIPSKTLQILQEHTDEVWFLEFSHNGKYLASSSADCSVIVWEVKLDGRLCLKHRFFGHEEPVSFISWGPDDKQLLTCGVEEVVRLWDVNSGECLHLYEKNGLGLISCGWAPDGKRIFCGVTDKSISMWDLEGKELQCWKGHRITRIADLGITSDGKHMVSVCKDNMILLFGLETKTEQIILEDEAITSFVLSADGKYILVSLLNQEIHLWSIHGIVKLLHTYKGHKLERFVVRSCFGGLSQAFIASGSEDSQVYIWHRCSQQILGRLSGHSGTVNCVSWNPANPHMLASGSDDRTIHIWGLNPANMKHNDDGAVRNGVNDCNCRT, encoded by the exons ATGGGAGGCTCAGAGGATGATGAACCACTCTCAAAACGCATGAAAGTATCATTTGGAGAATCGGCAGATCATTCGAACGGGACATTTCTTAGGGATCCTGCAAGTTTCTCATTGAGTGACTCGATGGTTCGTCCTCTGGAATTTCAAGGGGGCGATGAGATTGTTGGTAGAAAAGGAGTAGTCAAGAAAGTTGAATTTGTTCGGATCATAGCTGAGGCATTATATTCTCTTGGTTATAAGAAGGCAGGGGCGCAGCTAGAGGAAGAGTCAGGGATACCCTTGCATCCCTCTCTCGTAAGTTTGTTTATGCAGCAAATCCTTGATGGGAGATGGGATGAAAGTATAGTCACATTGCATAAAATTGGTCTTGTGGATGAAAAAATTGTGAAGTTGGCATCTTTTATGATACTGGAGCAGAAGTTCTTTGAACTGTTAGACAGAGAAAAAGTCATGCATGCTTTGAAGACATTGAGGACTGAGATTGCACCTCTTTGCATAAATAGCGATAGAGTCCGCGATCTTTCGTTGTGCATTATAGCACCTTCACAACAGATTGTCTCTGGAGAGTTAGGTCcagaaataattaaaataaaatcaaggACAAAGCTACTAGAAGAATTGCAAAGACTGTTCCCCAAAACAGTTTTGATTCCTGAGAAAAGATTGATCCATCTTGTTGAACAGGGCCTTGAATTTCAACTAGAGTCTTGTTTTCTTCACAACTCATTAGTCACTGAGATGTCATTGCTCACTGATCACCATTGTGGAATAGATCAGATACCATCTAAAACTTTGCAG ATACTACAAGAGCACACAGATGAAGTCTGGTTTTTGGAGTTCTCTCATAATGGGAAGTACTTAGCCTCATCTTCTGCTGATTGTTCCGTTATTGTATGGGAG GTAAAGTTGGATGGGAGGTTATGCTTGAAGCACCGATTTTTTGGTCATGAGGAACCCGTGTCGTTTATATCATGGGGCCCTGATGACAAACAGCTTCTTACTTGTGGAGTGGAGGAGGTTGTTAGACTCTGGGATGTAAACTCAGGTGAATGTTTACATCTTTATGAGAAAAATGGTCTTGGTTTGATTTCATGTGGATGGGCTCCAGATGGCAAAAGGATATTTTGTGGTGTTACTGACAAAAGCATTAGCATGTGGGATCTTGAAGGGAAAGAGCTGCAGTGTTGGAAAGGCCATCGGATTACTAGAATAGCTGATTTGGGGATAACAAGTGATGGGAAACATATGGTCTCTGTTTGTAAAGATAATATGATACTATTATTTGGATTGGAAACAAAAACAGAGCAAATAATTCTAGAGGATGAAGCAATAACTTCATTTGTATTGTCCGCAGACGGTAAATATATATTGGTAAGTCTTTTGAACCAAGAAATCCATCTGTGGAGTATACATGGGATTGTAAAACTCTTACACACATACAAAGGGCATAAGCTAGAACGCTTCGTCGTAAGGTCTTGCTTCGGTGGTTTAAGTCAAGCTTTCATTGCCAGTGGGAGTGAGGATTCACAG GTATATATATGGCACAGATGCTCACAACAAATCCTTGGTAGGTTGTCTGGACATTCTGGGACTGTCAACTGTGTTAGTTGGAACCCAGCAAATCCTCATATGCTGGCATCAGGAAGCGATGATCGGACCATTCATATATGGGGTTTGAATCCTGCAAACATGAAGCACAATGACGATGGAGCTGTAAGAAATGGTGTGAACGACTGCAATTGCAGAACATGA
- the LOC129870674 gene encoding reticulon-like protein B8, with amino-acid sequence MPEGITAENLLNNIVESISEGGPKHKSASFFQEESESSVGAQFNRLFGRQKPIHHCLGGGKSADSMLWRNKKISAGVLISATAIWVLFEWLNYNFLSLLCFAMSFGLIAQFLLKNASGVINRSPTVPRLVLPDDLFINIAKRIGTEINHGLGFLQDAALGGNLKRFVVVILSLWAAGMIGSWCNFLTVLYIGFIAAHTLPVLYERYEDEVDGFVYSALEKLQGHYKKLDSGVLSRIPRGSFRGKKVE; translated from the exons atgCCGGAAGGAATAACAGCTGAGAATCTTTTGAACAACATCGTGGAGTCTATTTCTGAGGGTGGGCCAAAACATAAATCTGCTTCATTCTTTCAAGAGGAAAGTGAAAGCTCTGTTGGTGCTCAATTCAATAGGCTATTTGGACGTCAGAAACCAATCCACCATTGTTTGGGTGGAGGCAAAT CTGCTGATAGCATGTTGTGGAGAAACAAGAAAATTTCAGCTGGCGTTTTGATCAGTGCTACAGCCATCTGGGTGCTATTTGAGTGGCTTAACTACAATTTTCTTTCACTTTTGTGCTTTGCTATGTCCTTTGGTCTGATCGCGCAGTTTCTGTTGAAAAATGCTTCTGGGGTAATAAACAG GTCTCCTACGGTTCCTCGTCTTGTCTTACCTGACGACCTCTTCATCAATATTGCCAAGAGAATAGGCACTGAAATAAACCATGGTTTGGGCTTCCTTCAAGATGCTGCCTTGGGCGGTAATCTGAAACGATTCGTAGTG GTTATACTGAGCTTATGGGCTGCTGGTATGATAGGAAGCTGGTGCAACTTCTTGACTGTTCTGTATATTG GTTTCATCGCTGCTCACACTCTTCCAGTGCTCTACGAAAGATATGAAGATGAAGTTGATGGTTTCGTATACAGTGCCCTCGAAAAGCTTCAAGGCCATTACAAAAAGCTGGATTCTGGTGTCCTCAGTAGAATTCCGCGAGGCAGCTTCAGGGGAAAGAAGGTTGAATAG
- the LOC129871253 gene encoding myb family transcription factor MPH1-like isoform X1, producing MMEIFLMPQEIMKTSNKIREVRKYKKSLAPRLRWTPQLHHLFIQSVQNLGGRNKATPKRIVQVMAIKGLKISHVKSHLQMYRNMREHPSLHVVMPDFNLSSPLHVSKTLREHQNGESIHYNDYQEAEGSISSGMTKEEEEDNSGEIYKYSETSTHINLDLSLS from the exons ATGATGGAAATATTCTTAATGCCACAGGAAATTATGAaaacatcaaataaaataagGGAAGTTAGAAAATACAAGAAATCATTAGCTCCACGTTTAAGATGGACTCCACAACTTCATCATCTCTTCATTCAATCTGTTCAAAATCTTGGTGGAAGAAATa AAGCAACTCCAAAGAGAATTGTGCAGGTGATGGCCATAAAGGGATTGAAGATTTCTCATGTTAAAAGTCATCTCCAG ATGTACAGAAACATGAGGGAGCATCCAAGCCTCCATGTTGTGATGCCAGATTTCAATTTGTCTTCACCACT GCATGTGTCAAAAACATTAAGAGAACATCAAAATGGTGAAAGTATCCATTACAATGATTACCAG GAAGCAGAAGGAAGTATAAGTAGTGGAATGAcaaaggaggaagaagaagataattCTGGTGAAATATACAAGTATAGTGAAACCAGTACTCACATTAATCTAGATTTATCTCtctcttga